The Paenibacillus sp. RUD330 genome has a segment encoding these proteins:
- a CDS encoding xanthine phosphoribosyltransferase, which translates to MEQLKQRILQEASVMSSDVVKLDAILNHQVDPVLTMEMGREFARIFAEEQVTKVITVESSGIPVAFATALELGVPLLFARRKKTLIADPDHYSERVPSFTKGIVTDLMVSKSMLSADDRLLFIDDIIANGDAARGLVRIIERSGASLAGLGVVVEKAFQAGASTMRESGIRVESLVKIASLENGNIVFAD; encoded by the coding sequence ATGGAACAATTGAAGCAACGCATCTTGCAGGAAGCCTCTGTCATGTCGAGCGACGTGGTCAAGCTCGATGCGATTCTGAATCATCAGGTCGATCCTGTCCTTACGATGGAGATGGGGCGGGAATTCGCGCGCATCTTCGCCGAGGAGCAGGTGACCAAAGTCATTACGGTGGAATCGTCCGGCATTCCCGTCGCGTTCGCCACCGCCCTCGAGCTCGGTGTGCCGCTGCTGTTCGCCCGCCGCAAGAAGACGCTGATCGCCGATCCGGATCATTATTCGGAACGGGTGCCTTCGTTCACCAAGGGAATCGTGACGGATCTGATGGTATCCAAGTCCATGCTCTCTGCGGACGACCGGCTGCTGTTCATCGACGACATCATCGCCAACGGAGATGCCGCGCGCGGCCTGGTCCGCATCATCGAGCGCTCCGGGGCTTCGCTGGCCGGTCTCGGCGTCGTCGTGGAGAAAGCCTTCCAAGCCGGCGCAAGCACGATGCGGGAGAGCGGAATCCGCGTGGAATCGCTGGTCAAGATCGCCTCGCTCGAGAACGGGAACATCGTGTTCGCGGATTGA
- a CDS encoding class I SAM-dependent methyltransferase, giving the protein MPSFFDAAVWEQEWKHAGDTLVNTMKKAGIDPSRSFDSKAASFNEQSFSAEGRKRTDRIIAWLEGQGVPFHNASVLDIGAASGVFSVPFAERGAHVTAVESSPPLIGLLQENMKKFGLDKTTIVSEPFEAVDVQARGWSQAFDLVFVSMCPVILDWESVEKVLRCARQFCYISMPAGSRVNSLAQEIWPLLADRPFKEKETEFGYFLHLLYLKGYSYESLVTREMKSAELSIEEALQEAMHWLRIYGLPSDERSRKTVADYLERTYPSGKVAVQEGGRFGKVVIRLQDPSMPERTVRS; this is encoded by the coding sequence ATGCCCTCATTTTTTGATGCGGCTGTTTGGGAGCAAGAATGGAAACATGCTGGAGATACCCTTGTGAATACGATGAAAAAAGCCGGAATCGATCCGTCCCGATCGTTCGATTCCAAGGCGGCTTCCTTCAACGAGCAGTCATTCAGCGCGGAAGGACGAAAACGAACCGACAGGATCATAGCCTGGCTCGAAGGACAAGGGGTCCCTTTCCATAACGCCTCCGTTCTGGACATCGGCGCCGCCTCGGGAGTGTTTTCCGTGCCTTTTGCCGAGCGAGGAGCTCATGTCACGGCTGTCGAATCCTCTCCCCCTCTGATCGGGCTGCTGCAAGAAAACATGAAGAAATTCGGCCTGGACAAGACGACGATCGTATCCGAGCCGTTCGAGGCTGTCGATGTGCAGGCAAGAGGCTGGAGCCAAGCCTTCGATCTCGTTTTTGTCTCCATGTGCCCGGTGATCCTCGACTGGGAAAGCGTGGAAAAGGTACTCCGATGCGCCCGGCAGTTTTGCTATATCAGCATGCCGGCTGGCTCAAGGGTGAACAGCCTGGCGCAAGAAATCTGGCCGCTGCTCGCCGATAGGCCCTTCAAGGAAAAAGAAACGGAGTTCGGGTATTTCCTCCACCTCCTGTATCTCAAAGGATATTCCTATGAGTCGCTCGTCACCCGGGAAATGAAATCGGCCGAGCTCTCCATAGAAGAGGCGCTGCAGGAAGCGATGCATTGGCTCCGCATCTACGGCCTTCCTTCCGATGAGAGGAGCCGCAAGACGGTGGCGGACTACTTGGAGAGGACATACCCTTCCGGCAAAGTCGCCGTCCAGGAAGGCGGCCGGTTCGGCAAAGTGGTCATTCGCCTGCAGGATCCAAGCATGCCGGAAAGAACGGTTCGGAGCTGA
- a CDS encoding DUF6530 family protein has product MKIPTGLKHKPVLVTENYEQVDGRNANHSDAKGLSLGLAQWNDRGKVDISAKVWRYTGEKWSRQSEELPLHRVLDLAILLTRGMMHFREAYRYPELYDPENPVIDRVGLQGDAMTVEVCTGNDRIGEDIRLFSQALGEDGELLGERLAVLSRQLKEMGY; this is encoded by the coding sequence GTGAAAATACCTACGGGCCTTAAGCACAAGCCCGTCCTTGTGACGGAAAATTACGAGCAGGTGGATGGACGGAATGCGAATCATTCCGATGCGAAGGGCCTTTCGCTCGGCCTCGCCCAATGGAACGACCGCGGCAAAGTCGACATCTCGGCCAAGGTATGGCGCTATACCGGAGAGAAATGGTCCCGCCAGTCGGAGGAGCTGCCTCTTCACCGGGTGCTTGATCTCGCGATTCTGCTTACGCGGGGCATGATGCACTTCCGCGAGGCTTACCGATACCCCGAGCTGTATGATCCGGAAAATCCGGTGATCGACCGCGTCGGACTTCAGGGCGATGCGATGACGGTAGAGGTATGCACGGGCAACGACAGAATCGGCGAAGACATCCGGCTGTTCAGCCAGGCGTTGGGCGAGGATGGAGAGCTGCTCGGGGAACGGCTGGCGGTGCTGTCCCGGCAGCTGAAGGAAATGGGCTATTAA
- a CDS encoding GIY-YIG nuclease family protein, giving the protein MSLDKQSKKELASEYKQSFRPMGVYQIRNTQNGKVLVCGSMDLPGAKNRLDFFKSTGLNSMHELQQDWKTYGADSFVYEELDQIKPKEEFMGDRSELKAYQAEVDALLELWLEKLEPYGDKGYNKPKRQR; this is encoded by the coding sequence ATGTCGCTGGATAAGCAAAGCAAAAAGGAGCTTGCCTCCGAATACAAGCAGTCCTTTCGCCCCATGGGCGTCTATCAGATCCGCAATACGCAGAACGGCAAGGTGCTCGTATGCGGCAGCATGGATCTTCCCGGAGCGAAGAACCGGCTGGACTTTTTCAAAAGCACGGGACTGAACAGCATGCACGAGCTTCAACAGGACTGGAAAACATACGGAGCGGACAGCTTCGTTTATGAAGAGCTCGATCAGATCAAGCCGAAGGAAGAGTTCATGGGGGATCGCTCCGAGCTGAAGGCTTACCAGGCGGAGGTCGACGCCTTGCTTGAACTATGGCTGGAGAAGCTGGAGCCGTACGGAGACAAAGGCTACAACAAGCCGAAGCGGCAAAGGTAG
- a CDS encoding ABC transporter ATP-binding protein has product MSIVLSCDNLTKRYGRTYALRDLDIQLEENVIYGLLGRNGAGKTTLLNLIAGGLFANDGTIVARGKKLGKGALPEDCCFVRENNKLFGGARLMEILQFAAHFHPHWDWTFAHKLLHTFRLDPSQKIKQLSRGTESLVGNIIGLSSRASLTLFDEPVLGLDVLMREKFYKELLEDYAEHPRTIVVSTHLIDEIAPIAERVYILDEGSLLLHDDMNQIRTAAYLIRGNSEAMASFTKGKRVLHTESYGHGKLAAIYDKLADEDRLQARKLDIAIESLSLQKFFSYLIEGGR; this is encoded by the coding sequence GTGAGCATCGTGCTGAGCTGCGACAACTTAACCAAAAGATATGGCCGAACCTATGCATTGCGGGATCTGGATATACAGCTGGAGGAAAACGTGATCTATGGCTTGCTTGGCCGAAACGGCGCTGGCAAAACAACTTTGCTCAACCTGATTGCAGGCGGACTCTTCGCGAACGACGGCACCATCGTGGCAAGAGGAAAAAAGCTGGGAAAAGGAGCGCTTCCGGAAGATTGCTGTTTCGTGCGGGAGAACAACAAGCTGTTTGGAGGAGCGCGACTGATGGAGATTTTGCAGTTCGCTGCCCATTTTCATCCCCATTGGGACTGGACATTCGCCCATAAGCTGCTCCACACGTTTCGGCTCGATCCCAGCCAAAAAATCAAGCAGCTCTCAAGAGGCACGGAGTCGCTCGTAGGAAACATCATCGGCCTGTCCAGCCGAGCGTCGTTGACCTTATTCGACGAGCCGGTGCTTGGGCTTGATGTCTTGATGCGGGAAAAGTTTTACAAGGAGCTGCTGGAGGATTACGCCGAACATCCGCGTACGATTGTAGTTTCAACGCATTTGATCGATGAGATCGCTCCCATCGCAGAGCGGGTCTACATCCTTGACGAAGGGTCCCTCCTGCTTCATGACGACATGAATCAGATCCGCACGGCAGCATATTTGATCCGCGGAAATTCGGAAGCCATGGCTTCGTTTACAAAAGGAAAGCGAGTCCTGCATACGGAATCCTACGGCCACGGGAAGCTTGCCGCCATTTACGACAAGCTGGCCGATGAGGACAGGCTGCAGGCCCGCAAACTAGACATTGCGATTGAAAGTCTATCGCTTCAAAAGTTTTTCTCGTATTTGATCGAAGGAGGCCGCTAA
- a CDS encoding GntR family transcriptional regulator yields MLSGEAMNVTFDEKQPIFQQVADIIEDDILNGTYREDEQILSVAQFSQLFQINPATVVKGIGLLVNETILYKKRGLGMYVSSDAKQKIQNQRRTRFYKELLSNLISEADKLELATEDIIEMIKRLRKE; encoded by the coding sequence ATGCTGAGTGGTGAGGCAATGAACGTCACTTTTGACGAAAAGCAGCCGATTTTCCAACAAGTAGCGGATATTATTGAAGACGATATTCTCAATGGAACATACCGGGAGGACGAGCAGATTCTTTCCGTCGCTCAGTTTTCCCAGCTGTTTCAAATCAATCCGGCGACGGTTGTGAAGGGGATCGGCCTGCTCGTGAATGAAACTATTTTGTATAAAAAAAGAGGGCTCGGCATGTACGTCTCTTCCGATGCCAAGCAAAAGATTCAGAATCAGCGAAGAACTCGATTCTACAAGGAGCTGCTGTCCAATCTCATTTCTGAAGCCGACAAGCTCGAGCTCGCAACCGAGGACATCATCGAGATGATCAAGCGATTAAGGAAGGAATGA